The bacterium genome window below encodes:
- a CDS encoding dihydrofolate reductase family protein: protein MRPSDWKRTVPLPATVRLAWNEVEPHPREIPLAQFYASLAFPSLPTPVPYLVAHMVMTQNGEAVVEGKAASIGTSVDGVALTRVRSAVDAVVVGSGTLISDDVTAALPDGEVARRIARGCPPRLLAVVVTTTLAWDATVFDKRFFSAAGFDKLVLTGLLATGDEIRAVEARGVAVARVPSGSDGRPRIEGVLDVLTSHGVHTAVCEGGPRFLPSLLAAGVIREYFLTTSPMATGDPQVPRPIHGLMGARVLLSRISRYEHDFQDPETAARLIEAFDRFRVVYLGSPGTGSPARGEGGGKAVSPGEGER from the coding sequence TGGCCTGGAACGAGGTCGAACCCCACCCGCGCGAGATCCCCCTGGCGCAGTTCTACGCGTCGCTTGCGTTTCCATCGCTCCCCACCCCGGTTCCCTATCTGGTCGCACACATGGTGATGACGCAGAACGGCGAGGCGGTCGTTGAGGGGAAGGCGGCATCGATCGGTACCTCCGTCGATGGGGTGGCGTTGACCCGAGTACGCAGTGCGGTCGATGCGGTCGTCGTGGGATCGGGGACCCTGATCAGCGACGACGTCACCGCGGCGCTCCCCGACGGTGAAGTTGCCCGGCGAATTGCCCGCGGTTGCCCTCCGCGCCTCCTGGCGGTGGTGGTGACGACCACGCTGGCCTGGGACGCAACGGTTTTCGACAAGCGGTTCTTCTCAGCGGCTGGGTTCGACAAACTCGTGCTGACCGGGCTCCTGGCGACCGGCGACGAGATCCGCGCCGTTGAGGCCAGAGGGGTTGCCGTCGCCCGCGTGCCGTCGGGATCGGACGGTCGTCCGCGGATCGAGGGTGTCCTCGACGTCCTGACGAGCCATGGCGTGCATACGGCGGTATGCGAGGGCGGCCCGCGTTTCCTCCCGAGCCTGCTCGCCGCCGGAGTGATCCGGGAATATTTTCTGACCACCAGCCCGATGGCAACTGGGGACCCTCAAGTTCCCCGGCCGATCCACGGGCTCATGGGCGCGCGAGTCCTGCTGTCGAGGATCAGCCGCTACGAGCACGACTTTCAAGATCCCGAGACCGCGGCACGTTTAATTGAAGCCTTCGATCGGTTTCGGGTCGTGTACTTGGGAAGTCCCGGAACGGGATCCCCGGCTCGTGGGGAGGGCGGAGGGAAGGCCGTTTCCCCGGGCGAAGGGGAGCGCTGA